The Pseudophryne corroboree isolate aPseCor3 chromosome 10, aPseCor3.hap2, whole genome shotgun sequence DNA segment tacactttcgatgtcattcgtgattgaactttgacctttttccgaaaattacgaatgttagtaaatttacccctaagagttcAGCAACCGGTTGGTACAAAGATCCCCTCGCTGAGATGATCGGACGTCCTGGGGGATTGTCCAGACTCTTATGAACCTTTGGCAGCGTATAAAGGCATGGAATAATCGGGTGTTTCGGAATTAAACCCTCTTTCAATTAAACATCAAGTTGTTTATTCATAACCGCCTGATCCAATACCTGGAGCAGTTCTTTCTGAATCGCTCTGTAGGGTCCCGGTCCATTTTAGTGTATGTGAGAGTACATGACAATTGTCGCATCACCTCACTGATGTATTGAGATTGATCCTGTATCACCACACTACCACCTTTGTCCGCTGGTCGTATAATAATTGATGTGTCCTCACTTAATGTTTTCAGTGCACCTCTTTGTTCAAATGTCAGGTTTTGGTGTATTCTTCTGCCTGGCGTGGCTATAAAACGACTCACAGAATCATTAATGAGGCGACTACAGGTTTTGAGAGATGGGTTAGAAGATGAAGGGTCGAATGTAGAGGTAGTATATTTCTGTATGATTTGATGTCTAGGTTCTCGATCCTCATCCATTTTGTTATTTTGAAAAAACTCTTTCAATCTCAATTTACGGTTCATCTGGTGTAAATCGGTATGCCATTCAAATGGATTATGGAAATTGGTGGGTACAAAGGAAAGTCCTTTGTTAAGTACAGACATCTCGGTAGCGGTCAGAGGACGTGATGATAGGTTAAAAATCAGGTTGTCTTCTTTGCTTTGCTTGCTTTTGTTGATCCTTTGTTTTTGTCGGCTCCTCCTTGTGGGCTTGGGCCAGCCTCTGCTCTGGCCCTGgtggtagcccctaaagggggacgctgtgccgAAATTGAATCATCAGAATCTGCAATGGCAAAGTCACTGTCACTATTGGACGTGTATTGTCCTTTATCAGGTTGTCCCCTACGTGGTCTCCGGAAGGATCTACCCGGTGCTCTGTTGTGAAACTTCATAGTCGAACTCTAAGAGAAAGGATGGCGCTACAGCGTTCGAACATCAATCAAGCGTTATGTGGTAAAACCAATGATCAGCCGGTGTCTAGACATTTTTGTGCTAAAGCCCATGTTCTGTCGGACTTGAAATATCAGCTCATTGACCATGTTCCCCCTCCACATCGGGGAGGAGATAGAATACTAGCCTTGCATagattagaagcaagatggattttgAAGCTCAATACATTGCAACCACACGgcttaaatgaaaaaataaattggaATGCCCTCCGTTCCAATTGACTGTTACATGGATATTTATAATTTATATATTATGTATTATTCGTTCTCTGCCTTTGCGGTTACTCAGATTGCCCTAGCAATATTAGTTTGATATTATACAGTCTTTCCATGTCTTTTCATGACATTTCTCCTTttcttttattgtttattttttgctTGTTTTGTTGGGCTGTTGCCCTTGACAACGCTTTGATATGTTCACTTTgtggatatatctatatattatatgtgttagtattacaaaagggatttttcccacgcactctgctggctgttagtaagaagaactatatactatgtaataataggaaatttagagctcttcgttacatatgttttgcaaaagatatgataagcctccaggccacttcacggctgctctattgctggtggtccctaactaagcataggtccaaggcttggaccccacaaagtcggctcaggcccgaccaccccagggcagcacaccattgaaatactaaagtgttaatatgtgttaagaaagaagcagaagctatgggttataaagtgctacaaaaataagggtgttattaaaatactcaaaagagtaatgttagtgaaaaaataggagtgttacataagtgctaaataaataatatggcatgctaccccaaggtggcccagccccaccagacccggggggtaccactccccaaacccatacacagcataataataataacatccactatgggtcatacaattgcttaatatatggccacatgataatggcacatacagaacatatccagattgagagctagtttacctggaggcacccctgtatcctccaaatggcactacaggacccagcatgccctcctaatgctggctccatctatgcctctctgaactgcaataaatagtgtaaaactgctctaatcaagctggtaacaatccccaggtgctgcgggagggggttactctagacaagaaatacaaaagggatttttcccacgcactctgctggctgttagtaagaagaactatatactatgtaataataggaaatttagcgctcttcgttacatatgttttgcaaaagatatgataagcctccaggccacttcacggctgctctattgctggaggtccctaactaagcataggtccaaggcttggaccccacaaagtcggctcaggcccgaccaccccagggcagcacaccattgaaatactaaagtgttaatatgtgttaagaaagaagcagaagctatgggttagaaagtgctacaaaaataagggtgttaataaaatactcaaaagagtaatgttagtgaaaaaataggagtgttacataagtgctaaataaataatatggcatgctaccccaaggtggcccagccccaccagacccggggggtaccactccccaaacccatacacagcataataataataacatccactatgggtcatacaattgcttaatatatggccacatgataatggcacatacagaacatatccagattgagagctagtttacctggaggcacccctgtatcctccaaatggcactacaggacccagcatgccctcctaatgctggctccatctatgcctctctgaactgcaataaatagtggaaaactgctctaatcaagctggtaacaatccccaggtgctgcgggagggggttactctagacaagaaatacaaaagggaaaaatcccttttgtatttcttgtctagagtaaccccctcccgcagcacctggggattgttaccagcttgattagagcagttttccactatttattatgTGTTAGTATTACACTGTCGGTTCACCCGTGATGTAGTGTTTTATCATTTACATTTGTTTCCAATTAGCCTCTCCCTGCAAGGCCACTGTGATCTCAGCGGTGCTATAGCTAGCGGTGTGTACGGGTTGCTATGACTACCGAGCATGGGGATGATGTCATCGGGACGGCGCCCGGAGTCCACCGGAAGCACCACGCCGATCTGAGGCTGCACACGCCAGCATGGGGAGGTTATTTAGGTAAGTTTACTGGTGTGTATTTGGTATATGTCTGTTCTTTTTTCACAGCACTTGCATTAACCtgacgaagggaccctgcggggcccgaaatgcagcattgttaTCATGGCTAGTGCTATATGGTGATGTATATATACCTTGATTGAATGTTTACATAAACGCTTTTTCACCAAGTCCTGGAGTGCTGTGCCTGTTCTGAATGGGGACTATTCTGAACtattgtacacacatatatatatatatatatatatatatatatatatatgtttcaacCCACGGAAGGTGTTTTTTTCAAGGAAAAgtgcgaacacacacacacacacactcaccatatTTGTGTTTCCTTGTTTTTTTCTATGGAGGGGAGCAACAAACTCTGACATACCTCCGGGCAACTgcgatgaacttacgcccctgggtGTCGTCTAAGCAATTAACAGGCATAGTGAAACATGAGGCACACCGTTATAGGAGGGGGACTGCCAGCAAACAATGAGCAGTTTAGTCCTTTTCAGCACTAGGCACTCCCCCTGGGATGTGGCCATGTCGTATCAGAAACACAGAGATGCTGCCTCCACCTTGTGACAACACCCCTGTCTTAGACACACAACTCAGACGGACATTATCTTCCAACGTCTATAGAGATTTTATAGTCTATAGTATAAAATCtgcaaaatgcaaatgtacaatgcaTGGGCTaatgcaggggtgtcaaactcaaattcatcgggggccgcatcagcagtttggtccccatcaaagggccggttgtatctgtaggtctatccaaaatttaccgctccacctgccttatatgtgcccagccatgtgcccccttttaaagtgcccagccatgtgcccccttttatagtgcccgccatgtgcccccttttatagtgcacaggtccccattttacacattgcggcaggcacaggtccccattttacacattgcggcaggcacaggtccccattttacacatagcggcaggtacaggtccccattttacacattgtggcaggcacaggtccccattttacacatagcggcaggtacaggtccccattttacacattgtggcaggcacaggtccccattttacacattgtggcaggcacaggtccccattttacacatagcggcaggtacaggtccccattttacacattgtggcaggcacaggtccccattttacacattgtggcaggcacaggtccccattttacacatagcggcaggtacaggtccccattttacacattgtggcaggcacaggtccccattttacacattgtggcaggcacaggtccccattttacacatagcggcaggtacaggtccccattttacacattgtggcaggcgcaggtccccattttacacattgtggcaggtggtggaaggagggagagagagagaaagagaggaagggagaggggctgacttacatttgaagcggttctcgccgctcttcagccgcctctccctcctcgtctgcgcggctcccttctccctcctccgacggggtttcgttgaatgacgcgtttgcgccgtgacgtcacgacgcaatcgcgtcattccgcgaaaccccgccccccccgagctgggcactcgggagaagggggtttcatggcggcggcaccgcgggccatcagacgaggtctggcgggccggatttggcccgcgggccttgtctttgacacccctgggcTAATGTATATTGGGATGGAAGGGCATTTGTTGAGCACAAGATGCAATTTGCACTTATGCGTCCTTAAGATTATAGAGCCAGAAGAGAGGATGGAGGGAGTTGGCCAAGTACAGTAAGGCCATGTTTACGCAAATGCGTCCTGTGCAGCCCATGACAAACATGCATATGCACTAGTTAGGGGGCAGATTACTTGTGGCCAGTCAGCCCCTGCTGCAAAATGCACAATGAGAATGATGATCAGCACTGGCTTCTGATTAGCTGGGTGCTTCTTGATCCCTCCCAATGACAccatcaccagagccggccctaggcataggcaaactaggcaattgcctagggcatttgatatgcctaggggcatcagcagcttctgctgattaaaatgatatgcggcatgcctatattctgtgtgtagcatttcatatgcagatacagccacagtctcactcagtatataggcatgctgcatatcattttaatcagtagaagctgcttgtgcatcctagccacatagcaatgcaaataagatgcattttcataaaaaaaaaaggtgccagatgttagcattgaggcaagatttataaggacacatctgtatccaagcagaggcagaggtcacagtgttagtggcagtgtgattgctgtgtgcatgtgagtgggatggttgtgcagtagtgttcggaatatgtgtaaggagcattatgtgtgtcatgtaaaatgcattaataatgtgcaacatatgtgtaaggggcactatgcatgtcattatgtgtataagggccttaataatgtgcggcatatgtgtaacagggtactactgtatgtgtgtcattatgtgtataggggcactaataatgtgcagcaaatgtgtagggggcactatgtgtgtcattatgtgtataagggcattaataatgtgcggcatatgtgtaagggacattatatgtaaaagggcattaataaaggttgtcataatgtgtaaagacgaattatgtttataaggacattaataatgtgtctcatatgtgtaaggggcattactgtgtggaattatgtgtataaatgcattactaatgtatggcattatgtgtataaggtgctctactgtgtggcgtaacgtatagaaagggcactactgtgtcgtctaatgtgaataaagagcaatagggtgtggtgtaatgtgaataaggagcaattcagtgtgatgtaatgtgaataagaggctctactgtgaggagtaacgtttataaggtaaagtgatactactgtgggatgtaatatgaattatggacattatcgcatgatcaaatgtgaatgaagttgcagtactgtgcggcgtaattggaattggggttactattgtgtggccatgccccttgccagcaaaaacacacccctttttgggctgtgcgccaaatgtgcaaactgttcctatttaaaatataggggtccaAACaccaaataaggactgctatgggtgaggggtgatgggaaagaggtgcaaggtcagaggcggaaccagcggtggtgctagggggcaccagccaaaatcttgcctagtgcatcatattggttagggccggctctgaccatcACTATTATTAGCGTGGCTGCTGCGACCTATTTACATTATTTCAATTATATTTGCAATCAGTTCACGGCAGGAAAGCAAATACCCATTTGATATTTTAAAGGGGAAGGCAACTTATGTTTGTATTTAATTCTGTTTAGTACTGTAATGTTCTATTTGCATCTCTAAATGTATTATATATGTAAAAATACAAATTAATACTAATGAATAATACTGTTCATAAACATtcatagcaaaattctgcacaataTTGATCTCTAGTCCCGGCAATGATGGGTGTTGTAGCTAACAACAGATGCAGAGTATGCAGGGCTTGTAATTACCAATAGAAACTAGTTAGAAGAGGAGATAAAAGTTTTAGCTTAACTTTGGTCCACAGTATGTAAAACATAACTCCAGACTCCAGACTCTAAAAGTTGTAAATTATATTTTATAATAGATTCATGGGCAGAAAATAACAAATGTTGCTATAGATCGAATGTCAGGCCAAGGCACGTTCTAGGGACAGCTGGAGCTACAGCGAGTGTTACTCAGGAGATATAAGGCCAACAATCTATAATAATCACATAGGATTTTTCTTTTTAACTGGCATATGGACAGATTGATAGCAGGATTCGCTTTGGATGTCAGTTCTGTAACAGGAGACAAAACACATGTAGCAATAACACTTTACTGAAGCAGAAAATATACCTGCTAAGTAGTTGTTTTTTACTAAAATTCAGtgagaaaaaaatgtattttaaggtCAATTGTGATGAAAAATGACATTTTTGAAAGAAACATCTCTCAGGCATGACAGCACTTACTCAACAAGAAAGCACTTACATAATGGGTCGTTTACTAATTATGGACAAGAATATGTAATGGGCCATAAAATTATGCTCAACAATTATCATTATCAAACTCCAACAAGAACAAATTTGTAgctaccaaaaaaaaaagaaatcacaaaAATGTTGTAAAAACCATGATACAAGTATATTCCACAtattaaaatacaatattttacAAAATCATATGACCAGCACTCTACCCAGCCAGCAAAACTTGTGTATGACCAGTTTGGGTTCCAAGCTATAGATTCATCATGTCAACACCAAGAAGAAATCTCCGTCAGAAGACGAAGACCCTGGtcttggcactcccagaaaatggaggtGACATGCTTCGGTTTTGTGAAATGGCTGCTATTGCCgctccttctccacccccaaattgttgcAGACTACTTGACGTCTGCAGCCATTCTGCTTTTAACGATGCAGAACCCATAGGCTGGGTTACTTCTGGGGTTAGGATTAACTTGCAGTTAtggttgctgttagggttaggcagctgttATCGCTAATGTTAGAATtgggctgcagttagagttagggttaggatgcggttaGGGTCAGATTTAAGTTTAGGGATAGTTGATCAGTCTAAAGAAAACTGCATTGTTAACATAGCGACTGACGACATTTGCAATGATAACATTGACATCTTGATATCCCacctgtcacggtccggcggatcgggttccgggaccagcggtacttacctgtccggacgctctggcgttgtccctccggtgggggtgcgggctgctggcgaggcgcacgacttgcaggcatatctgggaggagaggtctcagaggcagcagcaaacgtttgtgcagcttccagctgcagaggtatgggatgggcgtcgccgccttggaaggatcagctaatctaaaacactcagtcacctgcaaggtttgcaaaaccaatgggaaacagtctgcaggtataaatctggggatttctgggtaagaaattgccagtgcaacgtctctcacacagtactgtgtgtgtgtgtgtgtgtgtgtgtgtgtgtgtgtgtgtgtgtgtgtgtgtgtgtgtgtgtgtgtgtgtcaatctgcgctccacagccttgaatctacagcattctgttccagtttctctgcaagttcctagaattccaggcttcttcacttaactgactgaatcctcagttctcagctccagcataatcctctcagaagtcctatgaaaaagacttttatccagcctgcccggtttatcctgtggaaagctaccaacaccgaaacccaagccacaactccggatattcaagatccaagccccgtgacagtttgcactggcccagTGGATCCGGAGGGAGCGCTAGGTCCCGGTACGGACCTTCTACAGAGTATCGCTTCTCGTCTCGGGAGTctggaggagtcccagcgtcagttGGCGCAATTTTTTCAAGGTATATCTACTCGCCAACATTCCATGCAGGTCGACATCGCCAACATGACCGCCAGTCGACGAACTGAACCTCAACAAGTTGCGCCTCCTCCAGTGGCGATGGTTGCATCACCCTCTTCCTTACGCTTACCCACGCCCACCAAGttcgacgggaacccgaagatgtgtcgtgggttcttgaatcagtgtgagattcatttctctctgcagcctttcaacttcccgtcccagaaagctaaagttgcttatatagtatctctcctggcaggCTCTGCTCTGGACTGGGTGTCACCTCTGTGGGAAAGAGCCGATCCCCTACTTGATAATTACTCTGAATTCCTAGTCTCCTTCCGGAAGATTTTTGACGAACCCGGAAGGACCACATCGGCTTCTATTGAGATAATGCGTCTCCGGCAAGGGAACCGGACCGTTGGTCAGTACGCAGTACAGTTTCAGACCTATGCCTCTGAACTCTGGTGGAACGAGGAAGCATTAGTAGCCGCCTTCTGGAGTGGTCTAGCAGAGAAAATTAAGGATGAACTGGCTACTAGGGATTTACCACCCAAGTTGGACGATCTGATTTCCCTGTGTACCAAGGTGGATCTGCGCTTCCGAGAGCGACAATTGGAAAAGAATCGAGGAGAACGTCCGAGATTCCGTCCTCTGCCACCACCTTCTACCTCTCCACCTGAGGTGACTCAAGacgagcctatgcaagttaatagggCTCGCCTCACGCCTGAGGAACGTCAAAGGAGACGCAGGGAGAACTTGTGTCTGTATTGCAGAGCTTCCGGCCACTTGGTGGCTTCCTGCACTCATCGTCCGGGAAACTAGACCTCCTAACCAGCCGTGGAGAAACTAGGTTAGGAGTGTTGAATTCGTCTCCATCTCACTCTGAACCAGCCTTTGAAGTTACCTTGACCTTGCCGCAGGGTCCTAAAAATTTCCATTCTCTTCTAGATTCGGGAGCCACTGGGAATTTCGTCACAGCAGATGTGGTGCAGCAATTTCAGATACCTACAGTCAAGCTTCCTCGTCCGATTTCTCTTTCCGCTGTGGACGGTAGCAGAATATCCCGTGGAATTGTCACCCAACAGACTCTCCCTCTTCAGTTATGTGTAGGAGcactccataaggagttacttaatttcttagttatTCCAAAGGCTACTCATGATATTGTTGTAGGGCTTCCTTGGCTCCAGAGGCACAACCCAAGAATTAATTGGGAAAATATGCAAGTTTTGGCTTGGGGAGAGACCTGTTCCCGTTCCTGTCTTCCTTGTATCAAACCTCTGAATAAATGCAACCTGGAATCTCATCCTCTAATTCCGCCTCAGTATTCTTCTTATTACGATGTCTTTAGCAAGCAAGCAGCAGAggttcttcctcctcacagatcctgggactgtcctattgatcttctacctgggaaaacacctcctagggggcgagtATACCCTCTCTCGGCTCCTGAGACAGAATCCATGTCGGAGTACATTAAGGAAAATCTGGCCAGAGGGTTCATACAGCCTTCCACGTCCCCGGccggtgcagggtttttctttgtacagaaaaaagatggaggtcttcgcccttgcatcgattaccggggtttaAATGAAATAACAATCAAAAATCGTTACCCATTACCCCTTATCTCGGAGCTTTTTGATCGAGTTAAGGGTGCTACAATCTTCTCCAAATTAGAtctcagaggagcatataatctgatccggattagagcgggtgatgagtggaaaacggcctttaacactcgagatgggcaTTTTGAGTATCAAGTTATGCCCTTCGGACTTAGTAATGCGCCAGCTGTTTTCCAgaactttgtgaatgaaatcttcagagatctactgtataaatcggtcGTAGTATGACATCTTGATTTTCTCGTCCTCTATGAAAGACCATCGTTTGCAAGTTCAAGAGGTGCTTAAGAGACTGCGGCAACACCACTTATACTGCAAGCTTGAAAAATGTGTTTTCGAACAGCCTTCTATGCCTTTCCTGGGGTACATAATTTCAGGCTCTGGGTTGGAGATGGACCCAGCCAAGGTACAAGCGATCCTCAAATGGCCCAAACCCAACACTCTTAAATCTATACAGCGATTCTTGGGCTTTGCAAACTTCTATCAAAGATTTATCAAGGGATTCTCTGCTATAGTGGCTCCTATCACCGCTCTTACCCAGAAGGAGGCTAATCCTAGGGAATGGTCACCAGCGGCTGAAGCAGCGTTCCTACACTTGAAACAGGCCTTCACTACGGCTCCGGTTCTAAGGCAACCTAATACCAACAAAGCCTTTGTATTGGAGGTTGACGCTTCTGCCGACGCTGTGGGAGCAGTCCTCTCCCAGAGGTCGGAGGATAACAAGTTGCATCCATGCGGATTCTTTTCCAAAAAATTTCTTCCAGAGGAGAGGAATTATACTATAGGGGAGTAAGAACTTTTGGCCGTAAAGTTAGCTCTagaagagtggcggtatctcttggagggagccaaattccccatctctattttcactgatcataagaacctaATCTTCCTCAGGAATATCCAGTGTCTGTACCCTCGCTTAactcggtgggctatgttcttcaccAGATTCAACTTTGTTCTTACTTTTAGACTCGGGGGTCAAAACCAAAAAGCAGATGCTCTCTCCCGGTCCTACTCCTTAGATGACTctaaggactcacctcctcctcagCCGGTATTAGAGACTCAAAATTTTGCTTCGACTAAGATTCAACCCCCAGTGGGGAGGGTGTTCGTTCCTCTCTCTCTCCGGAAGAGGTTGTTATCCAGGGCTCATTCTTCACGGTTTTCCGTTCATGCTGGAGTCCACAAGACGACAGAATTTATTCAGCGCTCTTATTGGTGGCCTTCTTTAAAGTCTGATGTCTCTACCTTCATTGCCTCCTGTACCAAATGTGCACAACACAAGATCCTTCATTGGGCAATTGTCTCCGTTAGCTGTTCCCAAGTTGCCTTGGACACatctttctatggactttgtcacagatttacccgcctctaaagggtacacaaccatttgggtagttgtcgatcgcttctccaagatggctcgatttgtacccctcaag contains these protein-coding regions:
- the LOC134965227 gene encoding uncharacterized protein LOC134965227: MKDHRLQVQEVLKRLRQHHLYCKLEKCVFEQPSMPFLGYIISGSGLEMDPAKVQAILKWPKPNTLKSIQRFLGFANFYQRFIKGFSAIVAPITALTQKEANPREWSPAAEAAFLHLKQAFTTAPVLRQPNTNKAFVLEVDASADAVGAVLSQRSEDNKLHPCGFFSKKFLPEERNYTIGE